One region of Ananas comosus cultivar F153 linkage group 9, ASM154086v1, whole genome shotgun sequence genomic DNA includes:
- the LOC109715888 gene encoding 40S ribosomal protein S15-like isoform X2: protein MADVDADVAAGQPKKRTFRKFSFRGVDLDALLDMSTDELVKLFHARARRRFQRGLKRKPMALIKKLRKAKKEGPPGEKPEPVRTHLRNMIIVPEMIGSIIGVYNGKTFNQVEIKPEMIGHYLAEFSISYKPVKHGRPGIGATHSSRFIPLK, encoded by the exons ATG GCCGACGTGGACGCCGATGTCGCGGCGGGGCAGCCGAAGAAGAGGACGTTCAGGAAGTTCAGCTTCAGAGGGGTCGACCTTGACGCGCTCCTCGACATGTCCACCGACGAGCTCGTCAAGCTCTTCCACGCGAGGGCTCGGAGGAG GTTTCAGCGCGGATTGAAGCGGAAGCCGATGGCTTTGATCAAGAAGTTGCGCAAGGCG AAAAAGGAGGGCCCTCCTGGTGAGAAGCCTGAGCCCGTGAGGACCCACCTCCGCAACATGATCATAGTGCCCGAGATGATCGGGAGCATCATCGGGGTGTACAACGGGAAGACGTTCAATCAGGTTGAGATCAAGCCCGAGATGATCGGCCACTACCTTGCAGAGTTCTCCATCTCCTACAAGCCGGTCAAGCACGGCAGGCCCGGTATCGGTGCCACCCACTCCTCCAGGTTCATTCCTCTGAAATGA
- the LOC109715888 gene encoding 40S ribosomal protein S15-like isoform X1, which yields MQADVDADVAAGQPKKRTFRKFSFRGVDLDALLDMSTDELVKLFHARARRRFQRGLKRKPMALIKKLRKAKKEGPPGEKPEPVRTHLRNMIIVPEMIGSIIGVYNGKTFNQVEIKPEMIGHYLAEFSISYKPVKHGRPGIGATHSSRFIPLK from the exons ATGCAGGCCGACGTGGACGCCGATGTCGCGGCGGGGCAGCCGAAGAAGAGGACGTTCAGGAAGTTCAGCTTCAGAGGGGTCGACCTTGACGCGCTCCTCGACATGTCCACCGACGAGCTCGTCAAGCTCTTCCACGCGAGGGCTCGGAGGAG GTTTCAGCGCGGATTGAAGCGGAAGCCGATGGCTTTGATCAAGAAGTTGCGCAAGGCG AAAAAGGAGGGCCCTCCTGGTGAGAAGCCTGAGCCCGTGAGGACCCACCTCCGCAACATGATCATAGTGCCCGAGATGATCGGGAGCATCATCGGGGTGTACAACGGGAAGACGTTCAATCAGGTTGAGATCAAGCCCGAGATGATCGGCCACTACCTTGCAGAGTTCTCCATCTCCTACAAGCCGGTCAAGCACGGCAGGCCCGGTATCGGTGCCACCCACTCCTCCAGGTTCATTCCTCTGAAATGA